TAGCCGGTTGGCGGTCTCCTTGAGGATCTCGTCCCCAAGGAGACCGCCGTGGGTGTCGTTGATAGATTTAAATCCGTCTAGATCAAGAAAGAAGACAGCTATTTGTGAAGGCTTGCGTCTCGATTGTTTTAGGGCTTGGGATAACCGTTCTTTGAATAGAACCTGGTTAGCTAGACCCGTGAGCTGGTCGTAATGTGCTAGGCTTTGAATCTTCGCCTCGTCTTGTTTGTGTTTCGTGATGTCGGTGAATATTCGGTTCTGTCGCAAAGTTCGGATTGTTTTTACAGTGGGTTCATAATAGCATCCGTGTCATCAAAAAAATACTGTTTTTGGAGCCCTTATGCTAAGTTTTAAAGGATGCCATTTTGAGAAAGACATCATCTTGTTATGCAACCGATGGTACCTGTCTTATCCTCTGAGCTACCGTCACATCGAAGAGATGATGGAAGAACGTGGAATCGGTGTGGACCACTCAACCATCAACCGCTGGGTTTTGAAATTTACTCCTTCTATCGAGAAAGAATTTAGAAAGAAGAAGAGACCCATTGGCCAGAGTTGGAGAATGGATGAGACCTATGTCTCCGTCAAAGGTGAATGGAAGTATTTATACCGTGCGGTAGATAAACAGGGTCTAACGATAGATTTTATCCTTACTGCAAAGCGGGATTGGAATGCAGCGCTGAGATTTCTAAACAAGGCGATAAAATTCCGGAAGAAACCCTCGAAGATTAACATCGACAAGAGCGGGGCTAACAAAGCTGGAATNNNNNNNNNNNNNNNNNNNNNNNNNNNNNNNNNNNNNNNNNNNNNNNNNNNNNNNNNNNNNNNNNNNNNNNNNNNNNNNNNNNNNNNNNNNNNNNNNNNNNNNNNNNNNNNNNNNNNNNNNNNNNNNNNNNNNNNNNNNNNNNNNNNNNNNNNNNNNNNNNNNNNNNNNNNNNNNNNNNNNNNNNNNNNNNNNNNNNNNNNNNNNNNNNNNNNNNNNNNNNNNNNNNNNNNNNNNNNCAATTTTTCTCATTGGCAGCTTAGAGACTGAGATCTTCAGTCCCTTTTTGTCCTCTGGGGTAATTTGCGACAGAACCATATTTTTTCATTAAAAATCTTCTTGAGGACTGGTTTTAATTTGTTGATCCTATCCGTGCAGTTATGGTATAAAGACACAGGTCCATAGTACGGAAGTGAACAGAAGAAGTAATTCGTTGTAGCTCTTTCCAACTTGCTACAGCTTTTTTTTGTTAATTTAGAAAACTTTGGACATTTCGTCAGCTGATTGCTGACATCATAAACAGGAGAAATAAACAGTGAGTACAGGAACAGTCAAATGGTTTAACGGAAGTAAAGGTTTTGGATTTATCACCCCTGAGAGCGGGGACGATCTTTTCGTCCACTTTTCAGCCATTACCGGAGAAGGCTATAAATCCCTTGATGAGGGAGATGAAGTCGAATTCGAAGAGACCCAAGGCGAGAAAGGCCCACAAGCCACCAACGTCCGTAAAGTTTCCTAACCAAGGATTTTATTGATTTAAAATTGCCCTGCCGGGATACTTTTCTGGCGGGGCTTTTTTTACGCGTTACAGAAAAAGCGAGAGAATAGCCGCTTCACTCAATGCGGTAAGACTGAGATCTTCAGTCCCTTTTTGTCCTCTGGAGTAATTTGCGATAGAACCTTTACAAGTCCCCCTTAGTGTTCTCAGTACATCTCGTACTTAACCAGCCTGCCGTCAAGCCCGCCGGCCTTGATCGGTTTTTTCCATGATGCTTTCAGCCTTATTTTTTTGATATAATCCCGTTCTCCGAAATAAACAAAAGCGGCTGAGCCTTTGCATTTCTGTTTCAGAAAATCGCCAAGATATTTATAAAATATTTCAAGATTCTCATCTCTCCCCAGCCGAATACCGTAAGGCGGATTGGTTACAATTACATGCTCTTCAAGGGCGGGAAGCTTTCTGAAGTCCGCCTCTTCTACGCTTACGTTATTTCCGTAATGAAGCCCCATCAAGTTTGTTCGCGCCGCACTGACAGCCTCCGCGGACACATCACTGCCCCCTATCAAGCCTTCCGGCAGTTCCCGAATGTGTCCGTCGGCCTCTTTTTTTACCCGCTTCCAGACAGCGCCACTAAAGTCGGGCAGAAATTCAAAACCGAATCGGCTCCTGAAAACACCTGCAGGAATATTGCTATACTGCATGAGCGCTTCACACAAAAGGGTTCCCGAACCGCAC
The Candidatus Manganitrophaceae bacterium genome window above contains:
- a CDS encoding IS6 family transposase, translated to MLSFKGCHFEKDIILLCNRWYLSYPLSYRHIEEMMEERGIGVDHSTINRWVLKFTPSIEKEFRKKKRPIGQSWRMDETYVSVKGEWKYLYRAVDKQGLTIDFILTAKRDWNAALRFLNKAIKFRKKPSKINIDKSGANKAG
- a CDS encoding cold-shock protein, with translation MSTGTVKWFNGSKGFGFITPESGDDLFVHFSAITGEGYKSLDEGDEVEFEETQGEKGPQATNVRKVS
- a CDS encoding diguanylate cyclase codes for the protein MRTLRQNRIFTDITKHKQDEAKIQSLAHYDQLTGLANQVLFKERLSQALKQSRRKPSQIAVFFLDLDGFKSINDTHGGLLGDEILKETANRLLSCVRETDTVARAGGDEFLIVLSNTTGRR